TGAGTAGTAGCAACTATCACCTGCTCTGCATGTACTTGCTGACTAGCCCGTGGTGTGGTCAGTAGTCCTGATAGCCCAGGCTGACCTTCACGGTGCTGCTGGGTCTGTGGGTAAGTCATCTGAGAGATGTCACCTGACCTAGTGATGCTCCTCATGGAGAGCTACTAACTGTTTCTCCTGCTAATAACCAATACAGGGAAGAGGTAGGGACATCTATATTCCTGGGGCTTCCTGTCATGGGGTTCACTCACAGCCTGTCCCTACATTACATCTTGAGCTCTCTGTGCCCCAGGGTTCTCTCCTTAGGAGCAGCTGCCCTTCATCTTCCTGCTAGGGTGTCATCATACATCCCCCTCTCCTGGACAGtctggggtggagggtggggggaggtCCTGCTGTGGAAGACTGCAAGAGCCACGCTGCTCTCTGACCCACCACCGACTTGGCAGCTCTGCATCTTCAGATGGTCTCGCATAGGCTGATTTGACGGGTGGATGAGTAGCTCGAGCCTGGTGGTAGACTCGGGAACATTTCTTTGCCTTGTTTGTTTTGCATACTGATGTTTATGCCAACACATTTCTGTGCAAATATATTCTCAGTTAAACACCACCCTCTCCATTCCTGACAGGAGCGGGGGGCTTGCTCGCCTTCTAAAATAATTTTCGGGTGCTATGAAGCTTTTAAGAGCCACTTGCCAACGTTTAACTCACGTGCAGAGGAGTACACACATCTGAAAAGCCAACTATATCCGTAAAGGGGACACCCGTGTCACCAGAGCCCAGGGTCAGGAAGAGCTGAACTCAAGTGACATGGTCATCAGTGCCATGGAAACTCTGCACGTTAGCCCTCTGTGGAGGGAACTGGGGGCGGGGATCTGCTAGTAGTGGACATGGGACAGGGAGCCACTCACTTCCAGGATGGCTGCCTCCAGCTACCAACAAAAACCGTGgtgttgggctgggaatgtggctcaagaggtagcacgctggcctggcatgcgtgccgcccgggttcgatcctcagcaccacatacaaacaaagatgttgtgtctgccgaaaactaaaaaataaatattaaaaaattctctctctctaaacaaacaaacaaacaaacaaacaaacaaaacacctgtGGTGTTGCTTAAGAGGAAAATAGCCATCCTCCTTGGTTTCCAGAGTGCACTGGATGTTAATACCAAGCAACTGTCTTCTTTCCCCTCTGGGCCCCATCATGGCCAGGCCTCTGTCTTCATGGATCAGGGTACCCGAGAGGGAAAAAGTAGAGGGCCAAGTCTGTGCTACCGGGGAATTGGGAATGGTCACTGTGATGCTGAACAGTGCCCTGAGACTGGCCACCTGCCAGAATCCAAGACCTAGACAATGAGCCAGGGTTGTGCCCCTCCTCCTCCCGGCACGTTTCCACCGTACCTTCTTCTCTGTTGTCATTTACTGTGCCTTTGAAATCTGAGTTTCTTTCTCCTTGATGAAATCCTGAGAGCAACCACCCTAAAACTTTTGCTGTCTGACCAAACGGTGAGCAGGACAGGCGGCTTGCACCCTGGTCACCACCTGTGTCCCTAGGCCCTGCCAAGGAAGTGCCCAGCTTGGCCAAGAGACAGGACTTTCTGCTGGctctttaaaaatagaagcaaaCACCATGGCTTGCTGCCTTCTGGCCCTGCGTCTTCCTCCGGGGCCAGTGTGGTCCCCGCTCTTTCCTGGCAGGGATCCTCACTTCCCCTCGCCCCCTGTGTTTTGTGAATTCGGGTTGCCTGCTGTCCAGAAGGCGCTTTGCACATTTTCTGCATGGCCTGAGTCAGTTGGAAGTTCATACCAAGCTCTGGCTTCTGTCCAGCTCCCATTAGATAGACGGGAGCCTGGTGAACCACAGTTCCCACCAATGGCCGGGTGGGAATAAGACTCACTTTCCCCGGAGGTCTTCCCCCGGCAGGACCAGAGCAGCCTGGCAAGCACTCAGATGCTGAGAGGAAGCACCTTGCCCGGGCTCCCCACGTTCACGGGCATCCCTTGCCTGGCACCTGGCCCCAGCGCATACTGTCAGGGATCTGAGCTCACTGCTAGTTCTTTTCCAAACTGTAGAAGGCCTGCGACTTGACGCTCTCCCCCCACTGACCCATCTGTGTCCACTCTGCATTCCAATAGTTCCGTGGTGCGCTTCACCTGGCCAATTGTGGCTCATTTCGGGGCCCTGCTGGAGACCCTCCCCCTCCACACACCGACAGCCCGAGAGTGGCTGCATGCCTCGTGAGCATGGCGTGGTTTGCAGACTGGCGTTTGGCACAGGGGCTTCTGCCCACAAGTGGACGAGGACAGGAAGTACCAGGAGTCAGCCTCAATGCGCACCTGGTCCCAGCCCTGCCGGGGGGTTCCAACAGCCTCTGCACATGAACTCGAGGCCTATAGGGTCCCTTCCAGAAGCCAGACACTTATTAAACCCGGCATTCTGGTGGGGGAGCGAGAAGTCAGCTGAAGTGGCCTTCGGGAACAGTCCGCAGACCACACGCTCTCCACACCCATTGTGGTTGGAGGGTTCCACGGGCCTCACTGAAGCTGTCATGGCCACGGTGTGTCACAGGAAGGATGAGGATTACATCGTCCAGGGAAAAAGCTCCAAAGGCAGAGTTCAAGAAACCCACAGGCCCCCTCCTCCTGCCAAGTCTGGGGTGTTGCTTCTTCCCAGGCCAGGTGTGGGCCACCCGAGTTGCCTGGATCACTACTGCCCAGGGAGGGATGGAGCCTTGGTGTCCAGAGACATCCCCAGGCTCTATCACCCAGGCACAGCCAACTACTGGAGGCTGCACTCAGCTGCCAGCACCTCAGGAGGGCCAGCTGACAGCTGGGACCCAAGGCCCACCCTGAATCTCGTGGCCCTGCCTGGTCTGACTTGTTCGCTTGCCAGGGTGAAGTAACACAGCCTGGAGATCATCTCCTAGGAGCAGGGAGGCTGGTCCTCTGAACTTTGGGTCACCACCCAGGTACTTTGGTTTCTGCCAGGTCTACACATACAGGATGCTGGATGGAGCCCGGCCTGGCCCAAGGCCCCTCAGGCCTCCATGTTGGCCACGGGACCCTCCTGATCCCCATCCACTGCACCCTTATTAATCAGTGTCATTGTTGTTAAAGGAGAAATTTGGTTGAAAACTGGCAACAATGTGGAAAATAGACAAAGGAAGTCCTCCTGGTGACCTGCCCACCTGCATCTCCCATCACTGGGAGAGACCCCTGTGGTGGCTTCTGGGCTGCCTTTGATCTTCCTCCATCCCAACCTGAGCAGAGGGAACGGCCTGCCCCTGCTTACCTCCTACCCACGCCCTGCGTGTCTGTCTTGCTCCTTTTTCTGCCCACAGCTCCCCGTGCCTTTTCTGTCTGGGTCTCTCCAGTTCCCTCAGCCTCTTCACTGTCACTTAATATTCCGCCCCATGGAGCTGCCAGAGTTCACTTAACGGGTCAACAACGCGTGGGTGTTTTCCAAACAACAACCACGTAAAATAGCCACAAACACATTTTACCTCTCACTCTAAGCGCCCTGGACATGCCCTGGTGCCGGCATCATGGGAGCTGCAGAGTGAAGGATTTGCAGTAAGGGAGCGAGCAGAGCAGGGATCTCCTGGAGTTTCCTCTAGAGGTTGGCACCGGCTGCACCCATCACCCTGAGAGTCTGTCCTGGGCCACCAGGGGTCGCTGTCCCATGCCACCAGGGGGCACTGTCCCATGCcatggggggtggggagtggtaaaacttttggatttttctttgcctccttttttaaaaaaaaaaaaaaatagaaaaattattgatGTCCGCTCCTTTCATACATCTTACTGTTGAGCAAAcagtctcacacacacatatgtgaaaTGACCTGCTATCACACACGCTACTTAAGAGCATCATCAATGAAGCGGATCAACATACCCGAGTTCTCAGTTAATGGGATCTTGCTCCCTGATTTTACATTAACTTCTGAAAATTAGACATATCTCCAAAAAAGGTATTAAAGGGAGTTGTAATAAATGGtcattttattcaaatatcaCAATTTTAGAAGAACAGTATATTTCCGaaataaaaaactaagaaaacGACACTTAACATCGTTGGTACAACAGGTCAGCAGGAAAAAGTACGACTGTGATAAACTTGTCTCCGATACCAAGAAATTCTAGTCCAAGCTTTAATATATGTCCTATGTTTTCACTtgattcttcttctatttttattcttttccacatTTCATAGAAGAGGACTTGGTACAGCCTTTAAAACTTCACTAACAGGAGAAAATCCAGAATCACCTGATTTCTTCTCAAAAGACACTCTAACCCATCAGGTAGCCCTGCAGTTTCATTCTCAGGAATACTCTGGCCGTGACAAAGCTCAGTAGGACACAGACAAACCCtataaatagaagaagaaatctACTGAGTTTTGGAAGATTTGGTGCACTGGATCGGTCCAGGATTATGAAACCTAACCCACCCCCCCATTGTAAACAGGAAGCCGAGTGCAAGTCCTTCCATGATATATTGTCCTACTCTGTAGGCCAGGAAAGCCACTGGCCTCCGATGCCTATGTTCATCAGTCATAGAGCCAACGTTGGAGCCAACAATAATGTCATGAATTATTCCTCCAGTGATGAGGAAACAAGACACCACCCCCCAGCACACACGCCACGGCCAACGGCATGTGCACAGGGGCGGCAGCTTCAGCTTCAGGTTGGGACACTCCAGCACTAAGAATGGGACGCAAAATATACAAAGCCTCCGTATTGGTGGCCTgcctccatttttaaaatgtcagaagcCAAGAATTTGTGTTTGTCTTTGCTCTGGGTCTGAGATCATGTGACAAACACGTACACTGAAACCCAGCAGTAGTGCACGGGACACGGCCAAGTCCCTGTCACTATGGAGCTGACCCTGCTGGGAGACGCAAAGTGGATGATGTGTGGTGTGCAGGGAGAGGGAGGTGCTGAGGATGCCTACTgcagaggaggggacacagaggacagagGGGAGCAGGCTGATTGCAGGTCCCAGGGAGAGCCCTCCTGGAAGGTGGCATTTACACAGAGACCCATGTCAAGAGGGAAGAGAGTCATGTGATCAAGGGAGAGACAGCTCCGGGCAGAGGGAGCATCAAGTGGAAAGTACTAaaggggccaggggccaggggagAGGCTCAgtgacctctgctccctgctcccaAGCACAGAGAAGGAAGGGTCAGTGCCCATAGTAAATCACACTGACTGACATGAAGATCGCATCTCCTCCTGCCAAAGGAGGAAGCCATGCCTCTCAGTCCCTTTACTGAGTCAGAAAGAGAATGAGACCCAGGAGAAGCTCTGTGCGAAGCGGCCTTCCGCCCCCTGGAGGGGAATCTTGGCTGCAGGGCTCAGCACCTTGGAGGGTTCTACTTAGTTAATATGCAGCCAGTTCCGCCAGACCAAGCTCTTGCAGGAGCCACCATGACATCTCCAATTATCATGGAAATTTTGTTCCtgaagaggaagggagaagtgATCAGAAGAGGTGACAGGTATGAAAATGAGATGTGGGCCCTGGAGAGATTTCTTTTCACCAAAGAGTCTTGGAGGGACCATGCAGACATTTCCTTCATGGAACAAATACCTTCAAAATGTCCGGCCTCCCTTGGGTGAAGTGCACACCTCTGTGATGACCAGTGGCAAGTGGTCTGGGGTGCACACCAGAGGCAAGGGAGGAGAGGCCTCTTCCATGGGGAAACAGCCCCCGACCAAGCCCACCCCAGAACATGGTTTTGCTCCTGAGGGCTGTGTTAGCTTCCCGATTTTCCAGGCTGAGCCACCTACCAAGTCCCACAGCCAGAGGTGCCATGGGTCTCCCAGCACCTAGAGCAATCTTGCCCCTTCCTGTGAGGACAGCAGCCTGGGATCCACTGATGCAGGACCGTCCACACTTAGGGCTCTCCCGAAACCAGGCCCCGGAGAAGTTGACCAGAGTGTTGTAACTGGGCAGTGCTCGGGGAAGGGGAGCAGCTCTCAGATGGGCCTGCACTGTGTTCCAACACCTCACCCAGGCCCCCTACTCCTCCCAGCACTGACGGGCAGCCTCTAGTCCTCCTGCCACTGTCAGAGAAGGACACTGAGTCCAGGGAGTCCATCACCCAGGCCAGCGTTCACACTTCCCTACACTCATTCCATTGATTCTTTAATTTGGATGTTCTTACACCTGGACAGAGGTGGGGGTAGGAGGAGCCATGCCATCTGTTCAATGTGCAGGACTTCCCCAGGTCTGACTTGACCCCCGGGACAAAGTGACCACCCAAGGAGCAAATGGGCATGTTGGCATCATTTATAAGGAAGAGCCTTGTGGTCCATGAGAAGTGGCAATAATGGAACCCCAGTGCTGAGTTCTCCCTGCACCCTTACTGTAAGGACCAGGCAGTTACAACCACCGGTCCCTTGTGCCTCTGTCCCTCATTCGACAGATTCTTATCGAGTTCTAGTAGGCTGTGGAGATGTGAAGTGAACACAGCAGAAAAGATTCCCTGCTCCCTGGTAGTGTAGGAACCCAGACCATAAAACATGGAAACAGATGGCAGGCGGTTGGCCGTGGACTCTGAGTACAACACAAGATTACAACTGGTTAAGGCAGAACAGCTCGGCAGAACGAGGCACCCACGTAGCAAAGTGGTGGAAGTCGTACCTCGGAGACGCCTTGATCCCTCACAGGTGAGA
This is a stretch of genomic DNA from Ictidomys tridecemlineatus isolate mIctTri1 chromosome 2, mIctTri1.hap1, whole genome shotgun sequence. It encodes these proteins:
- the LOC101961753 gene encoding oligosaccharyltransferase complex subunit OSTC-like produces the protein MITPGVVPQPGWAQKHSGCVARAPPGSEARLSLATFLLGSSVLALPLLTPPIRRLCIFCVPFLVLECPNLKLKLPPLCTCRWPWRVCWGVVSCFLITGGIIHDIIVGSNVGSMTDEHRHRRPVAFLAYRGYLMG